The Maribacter aquivivus DNA window TACAGAATTAACAAACTCGCCCCAAGTAATTGCTTCAGTACCATCACCTTTACCTGTAGCAGCAACAATAAATCTGTCAATATTAAATATGATAAGACCCCATATGATTCCAAAAGCGCTTGCCATAATTGCAGTTGTTGTATCAGTACCACCATCAAGAGCGGAGCCCTTAGGTTCAAAGATTGTATAGATAGCATAACCGCCGGCTACGGCAGCCATAAAACCTGTAGCTACTACAATGCCACCTAAACAAGCATACTTTACTTGATCAGAGTAGGTGCTTCTTTTTAAAATGTAACCATCTGAACCTGCAGCTTTCCATAAAAGCCTCATTATTAGACCAGGTTTAGGGCTTGTATAATATTCTCTTTTCATAATTAATGTATTTCGGTTGGTTTAGTTAAGGTCAGTTTCTAATTCTAGTTTTAAATTTTTCAGCTCTTCAATTGAATTGGTAAGTCTAATTTTAGCGGACGAGTTTTTTAGAAATGGTGATTGATTTAATTCAATTTGTAATTGCTTAGATTGTTTAGGTTGTTTTGTGTTCTGAAATGATATAGTGCAATTTTTTATTTGCTTACTGAGTTCGACTTTCTTTTTGTTGACGTCAATATTTTTTGAAATTGTTTCTACTTTAGAAAAGTCTTTTTTGTTAAGGGCTATTACTTTAATTTTTGTAAAAAGTTTAGTTTTCTTTCCAACACCATATGCGGTTAACTGAAATTCTTTCTGTCCCTTTTTTACTTTAAATAGAAGCTGACCCGAATTAAAAAAGAGTTGAGATGAATTGCTAACAGTTATAAAAACAGCATTTCGTATTTCCCAGCGTAATTGATTGATTGTGCCATCAACACAGTATTCTGAATCTGGTTGAAAACTAATACTTTCCATTTTTTGACCATTAAATAGAAGTTTTAAAAATCTGAAAATGATTTTTAAAGAATTGGTGGTCAGTTTTAGAATCAATAATCGTTGTCTTGATGAAGATTCTTTTTTATTTGCTTTGTTAGTCATATTCTAAATAACTAAATGGTTGTATTTGGTTTGTTGGAAGTAAAAGTATTTAAACCGTTTATTTATCTTTTACGGTATCCCGTAATCAGACAAAATCTATTTGTATTAATTTCGTTTTTATTAAAATCTACTATGTTTAAAAAGACCATTTTTCTACTCTTATTTCTATTTCATTTTTCGGTTTCTTCTCAAGAACAAATCAGTCTTATCTCTTGGAATATTAGAGATTTTGGCAAAACAAAGAATAGTGAAGAGCTAGATAGAATGGCTGAAATTGTTCGCGATGCAGATATTGTGGCCATACAAGAAGTAGTTACGGGTTATGGTGGTGCCCAGGCAGTTGCAAAGCTTGCAGATAACCTAAATAGAAAAGGAGCTAAATGGGATTATGTGATAAGTAACCCTACCAATAGCCCTAAATATGTAACGGAGCGTTATGCGTTTATTTGGAAAACAAAAAACATTAAAATAAAGAATAGGGGAGCGTTAATATCAGAATTGGATTCATTGGTTGATAGAGAACCCTTCTTTCTTGATTTTTATTTTAAAGGGCGAAAACTTTCTGTAATCAATTTTCACTCTAGACCACATGATAAAAACCCGGAAAGAGAAATATTGGCGATTACCGACTATCTGAAATCAGATGACTTTCAACACCCTATAATACTTGCTGGAGACTTTAATGTGGACCAAAAGGAGGAAGTTTTTATTGGTTTGAGAACGCAGGGTTATAATGCTACGGTTATTGATGCAAAGACTACTTTGAAGCAAAGTTGTGCTACTACTGATGGTTATTTGAATTATCCTATTGATAATATTTTCTATTCAAATAAAATTGTACTCAAGAGTGGTTATGTGATTGATTTTGTGAAAGCTTGTGAGAACATAAGCAAAGCAAGAGAATTATCTGATCACCTACCAGTTTTATTGAATTTTAGTATTAAAGAACTTACTGAATAAAAAAGAGGATTAAGCATGCATTAGCTCAATCCTCTTTATAGAATATTGTATTAATTAACCGGTGGATCTGGCGGTGGTGGTGGAGGTGGAATATCTCCACCGTCACCACAGCAGGCTTGAAGTTCAACTTCATTCTCAGATAGGTCTTGTGGGTCACATGATATAAAGACAGAATTGAGGATTATCGTAAATACAACTATATAAATTTTCTTCATTTTGTTTAAGATTTTTGGACATACCAATGGCTGACCGAATTAGAAATCAGTGAATTTTTGCGATAGAAATCGCGTATTAAAATGAAGGGACGTCTCCCAGGTTTGAGAAGTGGAAATCCAAATACGGTAGTGCTTAGCTACTTCTCAATCGGGCTAATCACCGACCGTATTTTAGATTTCCGAGAGACTGGTTTATTAATAAACTGTGGTAGCAAATCATAGTCTTAAATCAATCTGAAACAAAGAAAAGGGATGTTGATGGATAGGAGCTAGACATAACCTTGACTTGTGTTGGACATATATTAGACACCAATGATAGCAGCGGTTAGAAAGAATCTTTGCTAGGAAGTAATAAGAATAAAATTGTAATTTTAAAAGTATGAATGAGGTGATAATTAATGAAATAGTTCAAAAGGTTTTTGCAAAAGCAAAAACTGAATGTGCAATTCATACTAATAATGCACTTAATAATCATATTGATAGTTCTACGGCAATAAGCTATAAAACTGCAGAAAGACTTTGCCAAAAGTATATTGATAAAAAAGAAAACATAGGTAAGCAATCTGAGCACACTATTAATGTGCTATGTCAATATCTGGGTTACAAATCATTTGCTGATTACGTTAAGCAAAATTCTAAGGGAAAGATTAGTGTTGAAGTTAATAAAGTAGGTGAGAAAAAAAACTGGAAGGTAATAGCGTTTATAAGTTTAATAATAGTTGTCGGATTGATTCTTGGTTTAAGCGAGAAGAATAAGGGGACCTCATGTATGGTATGGAAAGTAGACCATTTTGAAAAGGTTGCATGTTCCGTAAGTCATAAGGAAAACATAGTTCCTCTAGATGAAGTGAGATTAAATACCTTAAAGAAAGTAGAAGTTGATTTAACTACTAATTTTTTTGATGAAACCACTCAGAAACCATTGATATGGTACTATAAGTCTGGAAATAAGATTGAGTATTATACAGCTCCAGGATTGCATCCTGTGAATGGAAAAACCTTGAAGGCTATAACGGAGTACATGGCTAATAAGACTGTACCTATGCATACCTTTGATGAGAGTTCTTTTACTGAATGAATATTATAGCTACTTTATGGGCAAGTGCAGAAGGAAATGGCATAACTGTTGTTGACTGTTGAAATGTTCTTAGATTTTGACTTTAGGTGCAGTGTTTGCAATAGTTTGTAGCTGCAACAGAAGTGCAACATAAGGTCAACAATTCAATTGTTGACAACAAGTTGATGTAATGTTGAATGGTTAAACACCCGCCGGCTGGGCATTTAAAACCATATGCAACAAGTCAACTGTTATTTTCCATCTTTTCTCTAGTGAATGTGTAATGTCTACCCTTATGATGGGTGGTTTCTACGAATGGTTTTCGTGTTTCACGTAATATTGACATGTGGTGCTTTTTATAGCTACTATTTGTAGTCTCCAGTCCCATGTGTACTTTAATAGCCTCCGTAACTTTCGAAGACGAAACTCTAATGTTATTTTCAGATAATTTTTTAACTAAATCTGCATTAGAGTATTTAAGAACATCTTGGTCGAACATATCGAACTCATCAAGTAAAATTTGTTCTAGTTCTTTATGAATAAAAGTTTTATTCGACTTCACTAGTTTATCCAATGCAGCAGTATGTATTTGTTCTTTTGTGAACCACATACGTGTAGTTTTTTTCGTTGATATTTTTCTGTTGGTCAATAGGTGAATGAAATGAGGAATTTCTTTTTCAAGTGCCTCCAACATATCAGGATTGTCGCCATTCTTAGCTAGTTTAGGGATTTTGCGTACCCAGTAACGTATTTCCTCATTATCCACATAAATGAAATTTTCTTCGTTGTTAGAGCATAGTATAAATTTACCGTAGAATGGTATTTCCACACGGTCCTTGCCCTTAGATTCACTTTTGTAACTCTTGGCAGTGGATAAATTCTTAATACGCTCACTGTCCTCTCGTTTGTCCAACAGAACTTCATCTACCGCTATGATTAATTTAGCAGCCCAGTCAGCATTAAACCTACTCCTGAAATCCTCATTATTATTAATGGTCATATTACTCTGGAATACCATTTTTAGCCAATTTAGAAATGTCGATTTACCTGTGTTTCGCTCTGTGCTTACCAAACATAGAATTGGTAGTGTCTGTGTTGGCTTTTGCCATAGTAAGGTGAGGTAATCTAACCCTAACTCATATTGCTCACCAAAAAAGTGTTTTATGAATTGGGTAGTTACTTTTAATTCTCCCGGTAGGGGTTCATGGTCAACTGCATGGTATTGATTTAAGAATCCATCTATCACCTGTTTGTGATTAGTGTGTGAGGGTATTAAGCAAAATCCATCATACTTAGGGATGTTTTCCAGATACTCTTTTCCAAAGTCAGTTATTATTTCGCCCTTGTTCCATTTTAATAAAACTTTCATTTTATCACCACTGTGTAGCGGTAGGTAGGACTCTTTATAGTAGTCCGTACCTGCTCTCATATATTGTTCGCTCATGATTTAGCAATTTTTACTATTAGTTCTCCCATTTTACCATAGTCTGTATTTTGACTTCTGTTCATAAAAAGAAGATTTATGAATATTCCGTGCATATCAGGGTCTTCTTTGCAAGCAGTAATAATTTTTTGCTCTATTTGATTCCACGGAATTTTTGGGTTAAAGTTTAAATATTCTATTAATGAATATGATTTTCCAATAACTGATCTAAGAGATTTTTCTACTATTAAATCATTATTAATAGTTCTTATTCCTTGTAAATCATGGATAATTTCCTCTGTCTGTAAATGTCCGTCTGGTAAATAAATTTTGTTTTTAGTTTCCATATCTACATCTGATTTTTAAGTAAATATTCATCTACCTCGTTTTGAACAGAGGTTTTGTCTTCTTGTTTTCCTGTTTTTAGCCAAGTGATTAATTCAGATTTGAAAAAATACAAGTGTTTTCCTCTTTTATGAAAGGGTATTTCGTTTCTAGAGACTTTGCCGTATAGTGTATACTTACTTTTTTTGACAAATACAGAAGCTTCGTTGATATCTACGGGTATCTCTTGTTCTGATTGTTTTTCGACCATAATACCGTCTTTCAATTGGTCGGAAATTAACTTTGCTAGGTACTTAATACCTTCATCTGTGAATTTAAATAATGAATCCATTATAAATAAAAATTTAATTAATATTGAATTCGAAGGTAGAAAGGTAGGTGTGTTTAAAACTTAGATTTATATACTGAGTATATAGTCTTTATATTTTGTATTTAATTGATTATGTGGGTGTTGTGTTTTTGTAAGTCAATTTTATTGAGAAGATTTTATATATAGATAATTGATAGTTACTTAGTTTTATTAGTAGTATACCACTCTGCAATTAACCTTTGTAATTGGTTGAAATTTAACGAATCTAATTTTTTAGTTAAAGAATTTAGAAACATTTTTGACTTACCTGAAGGTGCAAGCTTTATTCCTCTTCTTATTGATGTGTAGTAAGAAATACTATTTGGTTCGGCATAAAAGATTTTTTCATCATATACCGACTTTGTAATTTCTAAAGCCATAAGAAATTCTGTAAAAGGTAATTTCTTGTCTTGTAAAATTGATTTTTCTCCTTTGTGAAATTCAGCTAAAACGTAAAGGATAAACTTTTTTTCATTCTCAGTAAAAGTTTTTATATGATTTTGATATTGTATTTGAGTTTCAGATTTTGCAGGTGTGCGTTTATTTGTTTCTACTGGGGTAGGTGATATTTGTTTATTTTTTTCATTTGAAGGATATACAGATTGTTTCATTTTGGCATATCTATTGTCGTTTAAGTAACCTTTCTCAAAACCCTCTAATTGAAAATTTTCCCACATGTCGGTTTTGTAAACTAAATCTAAATATTGGTAATGGTTGCTCAGATTCCTAACTATTTCATTAAGCGCTTCATATCGTGCTAATTTTTCAATTATACTTTCATAGCCAGAAAGGTTATACCCATTTTTAATGTATTGGTCTTTTATGTCATTTGATAAAACTGATAAAATTTGTTCATTTTCTGCTAGTTCAGTCCTATTGTTGAAAATCGATAATATTTCAGAATACTCTTTTTTTAGAGGTAATAATACTTCAGTGTTAAGTTGTTTTCTCGTTTGTTCAATAAATATTTTATGCACATATAGAAATGGTCTATTACTCTCTTTAGATTTCTTAAAATAATCTATTGCCTGAAGGGTCCTCTGGTCGATAACATTCTGCCAATACTTTAAATAAATATTATAGTAATCCATCTAGATCTAAATTTATGCGGTTAGCGGCTTCAATTTTGTTTTTATCCATGACCTTCGCATAGATTTGAGTAGTAGATACATTCTTATGACCTAATAATTTTGAGACTGTATATATGTCTGTACCGTTTGCTAGTTGTAATGTAGCGTATGAGTGTCTGAAATTATGAAAGGAAATTTTTTTATTTATACCAGAGTCTTCAATCCATTGCCTTAAAGGTCTAACCGTTTTAGAGTAATCAATATTATTAAATACTAAACCTTTGCTAGTAGCTTGCAATTTTAAAATACTGAAAGCAGTTTTTGGTATAGGGTGGTTACTTATATTGCCTGTTTTCTTTTCCTTTAATTGAACGTAGTGACCTTGGTGAGAATCTGTGAAAACGCTTTCCCATTTCAGTGAAACAATATCAGAAAATCTAAACCCCGTAAGGCTTGCGAATATCGCCATGTGCTTTACCTTTTCAATTTTTATTGCAGTTTTCCATAGAATACCTAATTCGTCTTCGGTTAAATATTCTCTGCGTGTTTCTTCAGCTTTTATATATACAGCATCCTTAGCTAGATTGGTATCTGTTAGGTTGTCCTTAAAAGCACTTTTTAGAACATTGATGAAATGTTTATAATATGTAGATGCAGTATTAATAGCTAATTTTTTCTCATTAGTGTTCTCTTTTTTTAATTCTAGCAGGTATTTTCTATAGTCGGCTACATGCTTTTTAGTAAACTGCTGCGTTTGCAATTTGTAGCCAACAAAATTTGAGAAATGTTGATACGATGCTTTCCATGCTAAATAATTGTTATGGCTTCCTGTATTTAGTTTTTCTTCCACAATACTGTTGTAGTATGCTGCAATTTTTACATTCAGCTTAATATTCTCTTTAAGTCCAAATTCTCTATCTCGCAATTGCAATAATCTCTTTGCCCTTACTATCTCGGCAAATTCATGTGTCTTTTTATTGTGAAGCTTTTCCATGTCATCTTTTGGAGTAACATGGGTGTATAGTTTCAAAAACTCTCTTCTAGTTTCTTTTCCAGTTTTCGGATGTATAATAGGAGGGTAGTAGTCTAAATACAGACTCCATTTGCCAGATGCTAATTTCTTTTTTCGGACGGTTACGTTTGCCATAGCGATTGTTTTAGATAGAAGTTAAAAGTTTGTCTATTGAAGTTCTTTTGATTCTAATTAATCTATTGGAGAGATTTACAGCTTCTAAGATTTCTTCTTTAATTAGTCTATAGGTAGTTCTAGTGGAGATATTCAATAAAGATGAAGCCTCCCTTACGGTTAAAAAATCTTTTACAGCAAGTACTTCATATGGTTGCAGTTTGAGCTTTAAAGTTTCCTCATAAGAAGATTTTACTTTCTTTTTTCGCTGTCTGGTTTTGTAGGCTCTTTTAGCGCAGACTGGTCCGCAATATTTTGTGACTGTAGTACGTGCTACAAACTCTATGTTGCAGTTTTGACAAATTCGTGAAACCTTAATATTTGAACTCATTCAACAATTGAAATTGTATGACATAAGGGTAAATAAGTGGAGATAAGAGTATTTAAGTGTAATTAGTCGCCATCATTTCCCCCTATGGTTCAAATATAAATTAAAAATGAGAACGAGGTACAAAATAGGTACAAATAATAGCTAAAAAACACTAAATATCACTAAGTGATACAAAATGTATTTATTAAGAATCTATATTTTATAGGGTTTAATTGATGTTTGGTAAGTGTAATTATGTGATGTTATTTGCCGATACAAAAATTAGCAAAAATATTCCCTAGCAATTCATCATTGGTTACTTGCCCAGTAATTTCTCCTAAATGGTATAATGCTTCCTTAACATCAATTGCCATTAAATCGCTTGAAAGATTTGCTTTCATTCCAAACTGTACCTTTTCTATTTCTTCAAGTGATTTAAGTAGCGAATTGTAATGACGTGTGTTGGTTACAATTGTTTCGTTATTACGAAGAGCTCCTGTATTTACAAATTCTAAAAGGCTGTTCTGCAACTCTTCAACTCCTTCACCAGTTTTTGCAGATAGATATTTTACGTCGTCTAAATATGCGCCTATTTTATTTTTATCGTCCTCAGAAAGTGTATCTGCTTTATTGACTAATAATACTAAGGGTTTTTGCGGATTCTGATTTTTTATCTTTTCAAAGTCAATTACAATATTCTTTAGCTTTTTATCGTCAGCTAATAGCTTTGAGCCATCAACCAATAATAAAACCACTTGTGCTTGCTCTATCTTTTCAAAAGTCCGTTTAATACCCATGCCTTCCACCACATCTTGGGTCTCTCGAATTCCTGCGGTATCAATAAATCGAAACCCTATTCCGCCTATAGAAATTTCATCTTCAATAGTATCACGGGTTGTTCCTGCAATATCTGAGACCAATGCACGCTCTTCATTTAAAAATGCGTTTAAAAGGGTAGATTTACCTACGTTGGGTTCACCTACAATAGCAACTGGAATTCCATTTTTAATTACGTTTCCTACTGCAAAAGAATCTATTAAACTTTGTAATACTTTTTGAATTCGTGTAAGTAGTTCTTTAAACTGAGTACGATCTGCGAATTCTACATCTTCTTCAGAAAAATCGAGTTCTAGTTCAATTAATGACGCAAAATTTAATAGCTCTGTTCGTAACTGTTTAATTTCATTACTAAATCCGCCACGCATTTGTTGCACAGCTATTTGATGGCTAGCGGCATTATCACTAGAAATTAAATCAGCAACTGCTTCAGCCTGACTCAAATCCATTTTGCCATTTAAGAATGCCCTTAGCGTAAACTCACCTGCATCTGCTGTTCTACAACCATTTCTAAGGAATAACTGAATAATTTGTTGTTGTATATATGGTGAGCCGTGGCAAGATATTTCAATTACGTTTTCTCCGGTATACGAATGCGGATCTTTAAAAATTGAAATTAATGCTTGATCTAATACATTTTTTCCATCCTTAATATATCCTAAATGAATGGTATGGCTTTTTTGTTTTGAAAGAATTTTACCTGAAACTGATTCAAAATGCTTGGAAGCAATAGTAATTGCATCTGCACCTGAAAGTCTAATAATTGCAATGGCTCCTGCACCTGCCGGAGTTGCTAATGCTATTATGGTATCGTTTTGAATCATGCTGCAAAAATAATCAATTAATAACTGTTGTAGTTTTCTTAATTTAATGACATTTTGTATTCAGTATATAATTATATAGTAATTTCGCATAGTATAAAATGTAATTAAAAAATGAAAAAAGTAATTGTGTTGTTTGTGTTTATGTTTGTTTCTTCTTTTGGTATGGCTCAAAGTGATGCTCCTGAAACTACAGATGAAATTTCTGTGACGAAAGAGAAAGAAATGGAAGATGTTAAGAAGAAAGTTGATAAAGCTGAAGCTGACGCAAAAAAAGAAAAAAAGGAAGCTGCTGAGCAAAAGAAAAAGGATAAAGCTAAAAAGAAAGAAGAAAAGCTTCAAAAGCAAATAGATTCTAAAACAAAATCTATTTCTAAAGAAGAAAAACAAGTTATAAAATTAAAAAGTCAACTTGAAAAGGGAAAACTAAAAGGAACGCTTTCTCCTGTCGATATTCAAAAAATAGAAGATAAGGTTGCAAAGAGTCAAATGAAGATTATGAAAGAGCAGGAGAAGCTTACAAAGTTGAACAGAAAACTATAATTTCTTTAAAAGTTGTAACAATTTGCGACTTTATGCGTCTTATTTGTAGTATTCATCATTAAATCAATCAAAAATGGAACTAGTAAATAAAAACGCAGTAGTTGTTAGAGAAGACCGTAATTTGTTGGTCATTACGCATTTGTCTCAATATTTAGATTTTGTAACAGGATTTGGCGGACTCGTAGTGCCGTTAGTTATTTGGCTAACGACCAAAGATTCAGTTATAGGTATGGATGAGCACGGTAAATCGGTAATCAACTTTCAGTTAACGTTACTCTTATATCTTGTAATTGGTATACCTGGAATCTTATTATTCGGACTCGGAATCTTATTATTAATATTTGCAGGAATTTTATCAATTGTAATGCCTGCAGTAAATGCGATAAAAGCTAGTAACGGAGAATCGCCTAGCTATTTTGGAACCATACGGTTTATATCGTAAGTATATTATAAAGCAAAAAAAGGGTCAGTTTAATAACTGACCCTTTTTAGTTTATAGATTTTAAGTACTAGCTGTTAAGCATAACAGGCATTACTAACATAGTTACAAATTCACCTTCATCTAAACCATCTGTAGGGGTAAGTATACCTGCACGGTTTGGCAGACTCATTTCTAAAGAAACTTCATCAGAGCCTAAGTTGTTCAACATTTCAGTTAAAAATCTTGAGTTGAAGCCAATTTGCATGTCATCACCTTGGTAAGAACATGTTAATCTTTCTTCTGCCTTATTAGAGTAATCAAGATCTTCTGCAGAAATATTTAATTCTGCACCTGCTATTTTTAAACGTATTTGGTGTGTCGTTTTATTAGAAAATATAGAAACCCTTTTTACAGAGCTTAAGAATTGATTTCTAGCTATAGTAAGTTTGTTAGGATTCTCTTTTGGTATTACCGCTTCGTAATTAGGGTATTTACCATCAATTAGTCTACAGATTAGTTCTGTTTCTTCAAAGCTGAATTTTGCGTTACTCTCATTATACTCGATAAGTACATCAGATTCACTACCTGCCAATATTCCTTTTAATAAAGTCAAAGGCTTTTTAGGCATGATGAACTCAGCTACTTGAGAAGCTCTTACATCTGTACGTTGGTATTTTACCAATTTATGAGCATCTGTTGCTACGAACGTTAAGTTCTCTGGAGAAAATTGAAAAAAGACTCCGCTCATTACAGGTCTTAAATCATCATTACCAGCAGCGAAAATTGTTTTGTTGATAGCAGTTGCTAAAATATCTCCAAGTAATGTTGTAGAACTAGGGCTAGTTAATTCAACCGCTTTTGGGAATTCTGCACCATCAGCGTATGCCAAAGCATATTTACCGTGGTTAGAACTAATTTCTACTGTATTGTTATCCTCAACAACAAAAGTAAGTGGTTGCTCTGGGAAAGTTTTTAAAGTTTCTAAAAGCAATCTTGCCGGTACAGCAATAGTACCTTCATTATCAGAATCTACTTTTATAACAGAACTCATGGTGGTTTCCAAATCGGAAGCTGACACGGTTAGTTTGTCCTTCTGCAAATCGAACAGAAAATTATCCAAAATTGGTAACGTGTTACTGTTGTTGATTACACCTCCTAATATTTGAAGTTGCTTTAGCAAATAGGTACTTGAAACTATAAATTTCATTCTTTAAATTTTATTGATATTAATCTCGAATTCACAAGAAAAATAGGTTTAAACTCCTTATTGTTGGCAGTTTTCGTTACCAACAAAGATATTTTAATTGCCCTTTTTAAGGAAACAAACTTATTAACAGTTTCTTGTCGGTCAAGGTAGTGTATAACACTAGGTATTACTAACTTAAGCTTTTAATATTTGTATTTGACCATTAGTTATTAACTTTTGCTGATTTCGTATTATTTAAAAATACGCTTAAATTTTCATGAAATTGATTTTGCCTTTACTATTCAAAATCTACCATAATAGTATCTCTGTAATCTAACCCTAATAGGGTAGAAGCGCCACCAACTGTGGTAAGATTGCTTTTGTAGATTGCCAATTCAATATAGTCAGATGAATTAAATATTGCCAAAAGATCTCCTGCGCTTTTGCGTTGATTTTTTTCTAAACTATAATCTATGAATTCATTATAAGCTTTATGAATCGTTTTTATTTTATGATTACGGGCAATAAGGGTATATCCACGGTCTTTACGGTAAGCATCAAATAAGTTTTTACGAATATTGGTGATGACATTGCCATAGTTATCAATATAAATGACACTACCAATTATCTTTTTGCCGTCTTCTGCGATTCTTGGCGAAAATTCTCTAAGGTCGTTTAGTTCTGTAAATGGTTTACCAACAATTTCTAAAGTGCCACCACGAGCAATATGGCAGGCTACCTGAATAAATACATTTAATACAGGAAACGAATTTGCTATGGAATCTGGTAAATTTATTTCTACCACTTTCTCTGGAGTCATTTCAGAGGTAATAAGCCCAATGACACCTGTATTTGCGCTAATGAAATAGTGTCCGTTTACCAGTGCTACAACATGCTTGTTCTCTGGGGTCTCTTCAGAATCTACCCCTACAATATGTATCGTTCCTTTTGGGAAGCTTTTATAGGAGTTGGATAGTATGTATGCACATTCGTGAATGTTGAAGGGCATGATATCATGCGAAATATCAACAATTTTGGCATCAGGCAATTCTGTATATATGGAGCCTTTCAATACAGCTACAAAGTGATCTTTTAATCCGAAATCTGTTGTTAGGGTAATTATTGCCATACAGCAATGTTGATATGTTTTTGGTTAGTCGAACTTAAAATTTGCTTAAATTTGATATACAAAATTAAACAAAAAACAGCGATTAGAAACTAATCTTCGCTAACTATAAATCATAATAAAACTGACTGTTTGAACGAGATAATTCTAGAACTTACCGAAATTAGCCCGAGAGAGTTTTTTGGGCAGCAAAATGAACATATTGATTTATTAAAAAAGTACTTTCCAAAATTGAAAATTGTTGCCCGTGGCAATAAGATTAAAGTCTATGGAGATGAAGAACTTTTGGAAGAGTTTGAAAAACGGTTCGATCTTCTAACCCAACATTTCATTAAATATAACAAGTTAGATGAAAACAGCATTGAAAGAATCTTAACAAGTTCTGAAGATGATCAGCCAAAATCATCTAAGAATAGTGGAGAGACATTGGTTCATGGTGTAAGTGGTAGGTTGATTAAAGCTCAGACTGCCAATCAACGTAGATTAGTTGATGCCTCAAAAAATAACGATATGGTTTTTGCTATCGGTCCTGCTGGTACGGGTAAGACCTATACAGGTGTAGCACTTGCGGTAAAGGCTTTAAAAGAGAAGCAGGTAAAGAAAATTATTTTAACTAGACCAGCTGTTGAGGCAGGTGAGAACCTAGGTTTTTTACCTGGCGATTTAAAAGAAAAGTTGGATCCTTATATGCAGCCATTGTATGATGCGCTTAGAGATATGATCCCTGCAGAGAAGTTGGTACATTATATTGAAAACGGTACTATACAAATTGCCCCA harbors:
- a CDS encoding endonuclease/exonuclease/phosphatase family protein, with amino-acid sequence MFKKTIFLLLFLFHFSVSSQEQISLISWNIRDFGKTKNSEELDRMAEIVRDADIVAIQEVVTGYGGAQAVAKLADNLNRKGAKWDYVISNPTNSPKYVTERYAFIWKTKNIKIKNRGALISELDSLVDREPFFLDFYFKGRKLSVINFHSRPHDKNPEREILAITDYLKSDDFQHPIILAGDFNVDQKEEVFIGLRTQGYNATVIDAKTTLKQSCATTDGYLNYPIDNIFYSNKIVLKSGYVIDFVKACENISKARELSDHLPVLLNFSIKELTE
- a CDS encoding primase-helicase family protein; this translates as MSEQYMRAGTDYYKESYLPLHSGDKMKVLLKWNKGEIITDFGKEYLENIPKYDGFCLIPSHTNHKQVIDGFLNQYHAVDHEPLPGELKVTTQFIKHFFGEQYELGLDYLTLLWQKPTQTLPILCLVSTERNTGKSTFLNWLKMVFQSNMTINNNEDFRSRFNADWAAKLIIAVDEVLLDKREDSERIKNLSTAKSYKSESKGKDRVEIPFYGKFILCSNNEENFIYVDNEEIRYWVRKIPKLAKNGDNPDMLEALEKEIPHFIHLLTNRKISTKKTTRMWFTKEQIHTAALDKLVKSNKTFIHKELEQILLDEFDMFDQDVLKYSNADLVKKLSENNIRVSSSKVTEAIKVHMGLETTNSSYKKHHMSILRETRKPFVETTHHKGRHYTFTREKMENNS
- a CDS encoding helix-turn-helix domain-containing protein produces the protein MDSLFKFTDEGIKYLAKLISDQLKDGIMVEKQSEQEIPVDINEASVFVKKSKYTLYGKVSRNEIPFHKRGKHLYFFKSELITWLKTGKQEDKTSVQNEVDEYLLKNQM
- a CDS encoding tyrosine-type recombinase/integrase, encoding MANVTVRKKKLASGKWSLYLDYYPPIIHPKTGKETRREFLKLYTHVTPKDDMEKLHNKKTHEFAEIVRAKRLLQLRDREFGLKENIKLNVKIAAYYNSIVEEKLNTGSHNNYLAWKASYQHFSNFVGYKLQTQQFTKKHVADYRKYLLELKKENTNEKKLAINTASTYYKHFINVLKSAFKDNLTDTNLAKDAVYIKAEETRREYLTEDELGILWKTAIKIEKVKHMAIFASLTGFRFSDIVSLKWESVFTDSHQGHYVQLKEKKTGNISNHPIPKTAFSILKLQATSKGLVFNNIDYSKTVRPLRQWIEDSGINKKISFHNFRHSYATLQLANGTDIYTVSKLLGHKNVSTTQIYAKVMDKNKIEAANRINLDLDGLL
- a CDS encoding helix-turn-helix domain-containing protein is translated as MSSNIKVSRICQNCNIEFVARTTVTKYCGPVCAKRAYKTRQRKKKVKSSYEETLKLKLQPYEVLAVKDFLTVREASSLLNISTRTTYRLIKEEILEAVNLSNRLIRIKRTSIDKLLTSI
- the mnmE gene encoding tRNA uridine-5-carboxymethylaminomethyl(34) synthesis GTPase MnmE; translated protein: MIQNDTIIALATPAGAGAIAIIRLSGADAITIASKHFESVSGKILSKQKSHTIHLGYIKDGKNVLDQALISIFKDPHSYTGENVIEISCHGSPYIQQQIIQLFLRNGCRTADAGEFTLRAFLNGKMDLSQAEAVADLISSDNAASHQIAVQQMRGGFSNEIKQLRTELLNFASLIELELDFSEEDVEFADRTQFKELLTRIQKVLQSLIDSFAVGNVIKNGIPVAIVGEPNVGKSTLLNAFLNEERALVSDIAGTTRDTIEDEISIGGIGFRFIDTAGIRETQDVVEGMGIKRTFEKIEQAQVVLLLVDGSKLLADDKKLKNIVIDFEKIKNQNPQKPLVLLVNKADTLSEDDKNKIGAYLDDVKYLSAKTGEGVEELQNSLLEFVNTGALRNNETIVTNTRHYNSLLKSLEEIEKVQFGMKANLSSDLMAIDVKEALYHLGEITGQVTNDELLGNIFANFCIGK
- a CDS encoding DUF4870 domain-containing protein — translated: MELVNKNAVVVREDRNLLVITHLSQYLDFVTGFGGLVVPLVIWLTTKDSVIGMDEHGKSVINFQLTLLLYLVIGIPGILLFGLGILLLIFAGILSIVMPAVNAIKASNGESPSYFGTIRFIS